One Aegilops tauschii subsp. strangulata cultivar AL8/78 chromosome 7, Aet v6.0, whole genome shotgun sequence genomic window carries:
- the LOC109779316 gene encoding uncharacterized protein isoform X2: MTAASTGGGDGGGGGGGASSPAAPRAMKRELAFALQSLSEITASPGRTRSGRSLLASPALPSSPAKRRKTTARSDPPPLDLVSPPTPPLDAEAPKAALHHAADGLPLDALLPPEVASVLDAEVLPEVPPLDAELLPLPATDGLPLDAALVPAEVASQDAAPPPPKVSHNAAEVLPEVSHNATEALSLAAEVSHNTTEAPSLAAEVLPEVSHSAPEVLPLAAEMMPEVSHPHNAAEAQPVANQDAAAEASPKASHSDDVVMVDAEAQLNAQGDADLMGPCAYPASMEKKKEEEGDGSNAAVPTQHQMDGLPAPLTEAESAGEAATQDAGVEPSTAAAHAMPDAEEGASMELDAPSALLESTAGLDSALADPPVAAEDATIPASTAMDAEDAATPVSTAKTIKPKRRFTRSLLGLDRETAASEIIGDASLDLSATPGRRFTRSLLKPKVEAPPASSPVVPEEPVDSTPETPPPVTKMEMKMSKKVACLSKHPGNTRDLLSTGLLEGMPVMYIIPNSKKPVLKGVIAGCNIRCFCVKCDGSKAITTYFFELHAGSSKKHPAEYIYLANGNSLRDVLRACESSPLDSLDKTIQSCIDPMLTRTRTNCLNCNGELPSQTEEQFLCHQCCPESNQPQDPTSPLACSKSSSRLTPSSKESLLKRMSASKGASTGKVTTKDTGLHKLVFKVLLDGTEVTYYVDGQKIIDGYIKDQRIYCNHCNKVVSPSAFEAHAGEGSRRKPYDNIYTSNGVSLHELSMRISKDMQLSERETDDLCRECGLGGDIFPCKMCPRSFHPACVGLPGVPSEEWFCDNCTILVQKEKALAANKNAKAAGRQAGVDSIEQILKRAIRIVPICDDLGGCALCKKKDFNNSVFDERTVILCDQCEKEYHVGCLRSEWQVDLKELPEGEWFCCDSCSEIRSSLDKMISEGAQPLSESDLDIIRKKHESKGLIMDTDTEIRWQLVAGRSATADGNSLLSSAVPVIHQSFDPIIEAHTGRDLIPEMVHGRRPKEGMPGQDYSGMYCAVLTVGSNVVSAALLRVMGGDVAELPLVATSMDLQGLGYFQVLFSCIERLLVSLKVKHFMLPAAHEAEAIWMKKFGFSKIPQDQMEAYLNGGHLTVFHGTLNLYKAVPLPES; the protein is encoded by the exons ATGACCGCCGCCTccaccggcggcggcgacggcggaggtGGAGGCGGGGGCGCGTCCTCCCCGGCGGCGCCGCGGGCCATGAAGCGCGAGCTGGCCTTCGCGCTGCAGTCCCTCTCGGAGATCACCGCCTCCCCCGGCCGCACCCGCTCCGGCCGCTCCCTCCTCGCCTCCCCCGCTCTCCCCTCCTCGCCCGCCAAGCGCCGGAAGACCACCGCCAGATCCGACCCCCCGCCCCTGGATCTGGTCTCCCCGCCCACCCCGCCCCTCGACGCCGAGGCGCCCAAGGCCGCCCTCCACCACGCCGCCGATGGGCTGCCCCTCGACGCCCTGCTGCCGCCCGAGGTAGCTTCGGTCTTGGATGCGGAGGTGCTGCCCGAGGTGCCGCCCTTGGATGCAGAGCTACTGCCCCTGCCTGCCACCGATGGGTTGCCCCTCGATGCTGCCCTGGTGCCCGCCGAGGTAGCCAGCCAAGatgctgccccgccgccgcccaagGTCAGCCACAACGCTGCTGAGGTGCTGCCCGAGGTCAGCCACAATGCTACAGAGGCGCTGTCCTTGGCTGCTGAGGTCAGCCACAACACTACGGAGGCGCCGTCCTTGGCTGCCGAGGTGCTGCCTGAGGTCAGCCACAGCGCTCCCGAG GTGCTGCCCTTGGCTGCCGAGATGATGCCCGAGGTCAGCCACCCCCACAATGCTGCTGAGGCGCAGCCGGTGGCCAACCAAGATGCTGCCGCCGAGGCGTCACCAAAGGCCAGCCACTCTGACGACGTCGTCATGGTGGACGCCGAGGCGCAGCTCAATGCTCAAGGCGACGCAGACCTCATGGGCCCCTGCGCCTACCCGGCGTCaatggagaagaagaaggaagaggaggGGGACGGGTCCAATGCTGCCGTCCCCACTCAGCACCAAATGGATGGACTCCCTGCTCCTCTAACAGAGGCTGAATCTGCTGGCGAGGCGGCAACACAGGACGCAGGAGTCGAGCCCAGCACTGCTGCTGCGCATGCAATGCCCGACGCTGAAGAGGGCGCTAGCATGGAATTGGATGCACCTTCGGCTTTGCTTGAGTCCACTGCTGGACTGGACAGTGCGTTGGCTGATCCTCCTGtggccgccgaggatgccaccataCCTGCCTCCACTGCCATGGACGCTGAGGATGCCGCGACACCAGTTTCCACTGCCAAGACCATCAAGCCTAAAAGACGCTTCACACGGTCGCTGCTTGGACTGGACAGAGAGACTGCAGCCAGTGAAATTATAGGAGACGCCTCGCTTGATTTGTCTGCAACACCAGGGAGGAGGTTCACAAGGTCACTGCTCAAGCCAAAGGTTGAGGCGCCTCCTGCCAGCAGCCCGGTTGTGCCTGAGGAGCCCGTCGACAGCACACCAGAGACCCCTCCACCGGTGACGAAGATGGAGATgaagatgtccaagaaagttgCCTGCCTCTCAAAGCACCCAGGCAACACCAGAGATTTGCTCAGCACAGGACTGCTCGAGGGAATGCCGGTTATGTACATCATCCCTAATAGCAAG AAGCCTGTGCTTAAAGGTGTGATTGCAGGTTGCAATATACGTTGCTTTTGTGTTAAGTGTGATGGCTCCAAG GCTATTACCACATATTTCTTCGAACTACATGCTGGAAGCAGCAAAAAACACCCTGCAGAGTACATCTACTTAGCAAATGGTAATAGTTTGCGGGATGTGCTGCGTGCCTGTGAAAGTTCTCCTTTGGATTCTCTAGATAAAACAATCCAGTCCTGCATTGATCCCATGCTTACAAGGACCCGCACGAATTGTCTGAACTGCAACG GTGAGCTACCTTCACAAACGGAAGAACAGTTTCTGTGCCATCAGTGTTGCCCAGAGTCGAACCAACCTCAAGATCCTACTTCCCCGTTGGCATGCAGCAAGAGCAGTTCCAG GCTGACTCCAAGTTCCAAGGAATCTTTGTTGAAGAGGATGTCGGCAAGCAAAGGCGCAAGTACTGGAAAAGTAACAACAAA GGATACGGGGCTACACAAACTGGTATTCAAGGTTTTGCTTGACGGTACTGAAGTAACCTACTATGTTGATGGGCAG AAAATAATCGATGGATACATCAAGGATCAAAGAATCTACTGTAACCATTGCAACAAAGTG GTCAGCCCCTCAGCGTTCGAAGCTCATGCGGGTGAGGGATCAAGACGCAAACC GTATGACAACATCTATACGTCCAATGGGGTATCCCTGCATGAGCTGTCGATGAGAATATCAAAAGACATGCAATTGTCGGAACGTGAAACTGATGATCTGTGCAGAGAATGTGGTCTAGGAGGGGATATTTTCCCTTGCAAAATGTGTCCGAGGTCATTTCACCCAG CTTGCGTTGGGCTGCCTGGAGTTCCCTCGGAGGAGTGGTTTTGTGATAACTGCACCATCCTCGTTCAGAAAGAAAAGGCTTTAGCAGCAAATAAGAATGCCAAGGCTGCTGGGAGGCAGGCCGGAGTCGATTCTATTGAGCAGATTTTGAAGAGGGCTATTAGAATCGTCCCAATCTGTGATGACCTTGGAGGATGCGCCTTATGCAA GAAAAAGGATTTTAACAATTCAGTATTTGATGAGCGCACTGTGATACTCTGTGATCAA TGCGAGAAAGAATACCATGTAGGATGTTTGAGGAGTGAATGGCAGGTCGACCTGAAG GAATTACCAGAAGGGGAGTGGTTCTGTTGTGATAGTTGCTCTGAGATACGCTCCTCTTTGGACAAGATGATTTCTGAAGGAGCTCAGCCTTTGTCGGAGTCAGACCTTGATATCATAAGGAAGAAGCACGAGTCAAAAGGTTTGATCATGGACACCGATACAGAGATCAGATGGCAATTGGTTGCTGGTAGAAGTGCCACTGCAGATGGCAACTCATTGCTTTCTTCTGCTGTCCCAGTTATTCAT CAATCTTTTGATCCAATCATTGAAGCCCATACTGGTAGGGATCTAATTCCTGAGATGGTCCACGG GAGAAGACCCAAGGAAGGAATGCCAGGCCAAGATTACAGTGGAATGTACTGTGCAGTCTTAACTGTAGG TTCAAATGTTGTGTCGGCAGCACTTTTGCGTGTCATGGGAGGTGACGTGGCTGAACTGCCACTGGTTGCTACAAGTATGGATCTTCAAGGACTG GGCTACTTCCAAGTGTTATTCTCATGCATCGAAAGGCTGCTAGTTTCGCTGAAGGTGAAGCACTTCATGCTTCCAGCCGCCCATGAAGCTGAAGCCATCTGGATGAAGAAGTTTGGCTTCTCTAAAATCCCTCAGGATCAG ATGGAAGCTTATCTTAACGGGGGACACCTCACCGTATTCCATGGAACCTTGAACCTGTACAAGGCCGTTCCATTGCCTGAATCTTAG
- the LOC109779316 gene encoding uncharacterized protein isoform X1 produces the protein MTAASTGGGDGGGGGGGASSPAAPRAMKRELAFALQSLSEITASPGRTRSGRSLLASPALPSSPAKRRKTTARSDPPPLDLVSPPTPPLDAEAPKAALHHAADGLPLDALLPPEVASVLDAEVLPEVPPLDAELLPLPATDGLPLDAALVPAEVASQDAAPPPPKVSHNAAEVLPEVSHNATEALSLAAEVSHNTTEAPSLAAEVLPEVSHSAPEVLPEVSHSAPEVLPLAAEMMPEVSHPHNAAEAQPVANQDAAAEASPKASHSDDVVMVDAEAQLNAQGDADLMGPCAYPASMEKKKEEEGDGSNAAVPTQHQMDGLPAPLTEAESAGEAATQDAGVEPSTAAAHAMPDAEEGASMELDAPSALLESTAGLDSALADPPVAAEDATIPASTAMDAEDAATPVSTAKTIKPKRRFTRSLLGLDRETAASEIIGDASLDLSATPGRRFTRSLLKPKVEAPPASSPVVPEEPVDSTPETPPPVTKMEMKMSKKVACLSKHPGNTRDLLSTGLLEGMPVMYIIPNSKKPVLKGVIAGCNIRCFCVKCDGSKAITTYFFELHAGSSKKHPAEYIYLANGNSLRDVLRACESSPLDSLDKTIQSCIDPMLTRTRTNCLNCNGELPSQTEEQFLCHQCCPESNQPQDPTSPLACSKSSSRLTPSSKESLLKRMSASKGASTGKVTTKDTGLHKLVFKVLLDGTEVTYYVDGQKIIDGYIKDQRIYCNHCNKVVSPSAFEAHAGEGSRRKPYDNIYTSNGVSLHELSMRISKDMQLSERETDDLCRECGLGGDIFPCKMCPRSFHPACVGLPGVPSEEWFCDNCTILVQKEKALAANKNAKAAGRQAGVDSIEQILKRAIRIVPICDDLGGCALCKKKDFNNSVFDERTVILCDQCEKEYHVGCLRSEWQVDLKELPEGEWFCCDSCSEIRSSLDKMISEGAQPLSESDLDIIRKKHESKGLIMDTDTEIRWQLVAGRSATADGNSLLSSAVPVIHQSFDPIIEAHTGRDLIPEMVHGRRPKEGMPGQDYSGMYCAVLTVGSNVVSAALLRVMGGDVAELPLVATSMDLQGLGYFQVLFSCIERLLVSLKVKHFMLPAAHEAEAIWMKKFGFSKIPQDQMEAYLNGGHLTVFHGTLNLYKAVPLPES, from the exons ATGACCGCCGCCTccaccggcggcggcgacggcggaggtGGAGGCGGGGGCGCGTCCTCCCCGGCGGCGCCGCGGGCCATGAAGCGCGAGCTGGCCTTCGCGCTGCAGTCCCTCTCGGAGATCACCGCCTCCCCCGGCCGCACCCGCTCCGGCCGCTCCCTCCTCGCCTCCCCCGCTCTCCCCTCCTCGCCCGCCAAGCGCCGGAAGACCACCGCCAGATCCGACCCCCCGCCCCTGGATCTGGTCTCCCCGCCCACCCCGCCCCTCGACGCCGAGGCGCCCAAGGCCGCCCTCCACCACGCCGCCGATGGGCTGCCCCTCGACGCCCTGCTGCCGCCCGAGGTAGCTTCGGTCTTGGATGCGGAGGTGCTGCCCGAGGTGCCGCCCTTGGATGCAGAGCTACTGCCCCTGCCTGCCACCGATGGGTTGCCCCTCGATGCTGCCCTGGTGCCCGCCGAGGTAGCCAGCCAAGatgctgccccgccgccgcccaagGTCAGCCACAACGCTGCTGAGGTGCTGCCCGAGGTCAGCCACAATGCTACAGAGGCGCTGTCCTTGGCTGCTGAGGTCAGCCACAACACTACGGAGGCGCCGTCCTTGGCTGCCGAGGTGCTGCCTGAGGTCAGCCACAGCGCTCCCGAGGTGCTGCCTGAGGTCAGCCACAGCGCTCCCGAGGTGCTGCCCTTGGCTGCCGAGATGATGCCCGAGGTCAGCCACCCCCACAATGCTGCTGAGGCGCAGCCGGTGGCCAACCAAGATGCTGCCGCCGAGGCGTCACCAAAGGCCAGCCACTCTGACGACGTCGTCATGGTGGACGCCGAGGCGCAGCTCAATGCTCAAGGCGACGCAGACCTCATGGGCCCCTGCGCCTACCCGGCGTCaatggagaagaagaaggaagaggaggGGGACGGGTCCAATGCTGCCGTCCCCACTCAGCACCAAATGGATGGACTCCCTGCTCCTCTAACAGAGGCTGAATCTGCTGGCGAGGCGGCAACACAGGACGCAGGAGTCGAGCCCAGCACTGCTGCTGCGCATGCAATGCCCGACGCTGAAGAGGGCGCTAGCATGGAATTGGATGCACCTTCGGCTTTGCTTGAGTCCACTGCTGGACTGGACAGTGCGTTGGCTGATCCTCCTGtggccgccgaggatgccaccataCCTGCCTCCACTGCCATGGACGCTGAGGATGCCGCGACACCAGTTTCCACTGCCAAGACCATCAAGCCTAAAAGACGCTTCACACGGTCGCTGCTTGGACTGGACAGAGAGACTGCAGCCAGTGAAATTATAGGAGACGCCTCGCTTGATTTGTCTGCAACACCAGGGAGGAGGTTCACAAGGTCACTGCTCAAGCCAAAGGTTGAGGCGCCTCCTGCCAGCAGCCCGGTTGTGCCTGAGGAGCCCGTCGACAGCACACCAGAGACCCCTCCACCGGTGACGAAGATGGAGATgaagatgtccaagaaagttgCCTGCCTCTCAAAGCACCCAGGCAACACCAGAGATTTGCTCAGCACAGGACTGCTCGAGGGAATGCCGGTTATGTACATCATCCCTAATAGCAAG AAGCCTGTGCTTAAAGGTGTGATTGCAGGTTGCAATATACGTTGCTTTTGTGTTAAGTGTGATGGCTCCAAG GCTATTACCACATATTTCTTCGAACTACATGCTGGAAGCAGCAAAAAACACCCTGCAGAGTACATCTACTTAGCAAATGGTAATAGTTTGCGGGATGTGCTGCGTGCCTGTGAAAGTTCTCCTTTGGATTCTCTAGATAAAACAATCCAGTCCTGCATTGATCCCATGCTTACAAGGACCCGCACGAATTGTCTGAACTGCAACG GTGAGCTACCTTCACAAACGGAAGAACAGTTTCTGTGCCATCAGTGTTGCCCAGAGTCGAACCAACCTCAAGATCCTACTTCCCCGTTGGCATGCAGCAAGAGCAGTTCCAG GCTGACTCCAAGTTCCAAGGAATCTTTGTTGAAGAGGATGTCGGCAAGCAAAGGCGCAAGTACTGGAAAAGTAACAACAAA GGATACGGGGCTACACAAACTGGTATTCAAGGTTTTGCTTGACGGTACTGAAGTAACCTACTATGTTGATGGGCAG AAAATAATCGATGGATACATCAAGGATCAAAGAATCTACTGTAACCATTGCAACAAAGTG GTCAGCCCCTCAGCGTTCGAAGCTCATGCGGGTGAGGGATCAAGACGCAAACC GTATGACAACATCTATACGTCCAATGGGGTATCCCTGCATGAGCTGTCGATGAGAATATCAAAAGACATGCAATTGTCGGAACGTGAAACTGATGATCTGTGCAGAGAATGTGGTCTAGGAGGGGATATTTTCCCTTGCAAAATGTGTCCGAGGTCATTTCACCCAG CTTGCGTTGGGCTGCCTGGAGTTCCCTCGGAGGAGTGGTTTTGTGATAACTGCACCATCCTCGTTCAGAAAGAAAAGGCTTTAGCAGCAAATAAGAATGCCAAGGCTGCTGGGAGGCAGGCCGGAGTCGATTCTATTGAGCAGATTTTGAAGAGGGCTATTAGAATCGTCCCAATCTGTGATGACCTTGGAGGATGCGCCTTATGCAA GAAAAAGGATTTTAACAATTCAGTATTTGATGAGCGCACTGTGATACTCTGTGATCAA TGCGAGAAAGAATACCATGTAGGATGTTTGAGGAGTGAATGGCAGGTCGACCTGAAG GAATTACCAGAAGGGGAGTGGTTCTGTTGTGATAGTTGCTCTGAGATACGCTCCTCTTTGGACAAGATGATTTCTGAAGGAGCTCAGCCTTTGTCGGAGTCAGACCTTGATATCATAAGGAAGAAGCACGAGTCAAAAGGTTTGATCATGGACACCGATACAGAGATCAGATGGCAATTGGTTGCTGGTAGAAGTGCCACTGCAGATGGCAACTCATTGCTTTCTTCTGCTGTCCCAGTTATTCAT CAATCTTTTGATCCAATCATTGAAGCCCATACTGGTAGGGATCTAATTCCTGAGATGGTCCACGG GAGAAGACCCAAGGAAGGAATGCCAGGCCAAGATTACAGTGGAATGTACTGTGCAGTCTTAACTGTAGG TTCAAATGTTGTGTCGGCAGCACTTTTGCGTGTCATGGGAGGTGACGTGGCTGAACTGCCACTGGTTGCTACAAGTATGGATCTTCAAGGACTG GGCTACTTCCAAGTGTTATTCTCATGCATCGAAAGGCTGCTAGTTTCGCTGAAGGTGAAGCACTTCATGCTTCCAGCCGCCCATGAAGCTGAAGCCATCTGGATGAAGAAGTTTGGCTTCTCTAAAATCCCTCAGGATCAG ATGGAAGCTTATCTTAACGGGGGACACCTCACCGTATTCCATGGAACCTTGAACCTGTACAAGGCCGTTCCATTGCCTGAATCTTAG